A genomic stretch from Zeimonas sediminis includes:
- a CDS encoding efflux RND transporter periplasmic adaptor subunit — protein sequence MKFLRRSWPWWVVVLVAASGLALWMLQRAREVEVVAVSRGPVVQSIVATGRVDTPARIAISSQSAARIDAVLVREGDLVRAGQPLVRLRSDEAQAALEAARAALREAEGRQRQLEGVQRPVAEQQLAQARANLEAAQRELERARELVAQGYVSQSRVDEAQRQVDTTGAALASARAQADGVRQGGIEAELARARIAQARANLASAEARLDTLVLAAPADGVVLTRAAEPGDTAQVGRTLLTMARDGATRIVAGVDEKNLRWLAAGQQASALADAFPTRPFPAKLTWVAPSVDAQRGTVEVWLEVPEPPDFLKPDMTVSVEMVVARRENVLTLPAWAIHDTDPASALRRASVLLMRDGRAVEQPVELGLRGVGIVEIVGGVAEGDPVITPDSGAMAGERVRLPGPRARLGGALPSMR from the coding sequence TTGAAGTTCCTCCGCCGCAGCTGGCCCTGGTGGGTCGTCGTCCTGGTGGCGGCGTCCGGCCTTGCGCTGTGGATGCTCCAGCGCGCCCGCGAGGTCGAGGTGGTGGCGGTCTCGCGCGGGCCGGTGGTGCAGTCGATCGTGGCCACCGGCCGGGTCGACACGCCTGCGCGCATCGCGATCTCCAGCCAGTCGGCCGCGCGGATCGACGCGGTGCTGGTGCGCGAGGGCGACCTGGTGCGCGCGGGCCAGCCGCTGGTCAGGCTGCGCAGCGACGAGGCGCAGGCCGCGCTCGAGGCGGCCCGGGCGGCGCTGCGCGAGGCCGAGGGCCGCCAGCGCCAGCTCGAGGGCGTGCAGCGGCCGGTGGCCGAGCAGCAGCTCGCGCAGGCCCGCGCCAACCTCGAGGCGGCGCAGCGCGAGCTCGAGCGGGCCCGCGAGCTGGTCGCGCAGGGCTACGTGTCGCAGTCGCGGGTCGACGAGGCGCAGCGCCAGGTCGACACGACCGGCGCCGCGCTGGCCTCGGCCAGGGCGCAGGCCGACGGGGTTCGCCAAGGCGGCATCGAGGCCGAGCTCGCGCGCGCGCGGATCGCGCAGGCGCGCGCCAACCTGGCCAGCGCCGAGGCGCGCCTCGACACGCTGGTGCTGGCCGCCCCGGCCGACGGGGTCGTGCTGACCCGCGCGGCCGAGCCGGGCGACACCGCGCAGGTGGGGCGCACGCTGCTGACGATGGCGCGCGACGGCGCGACCCGGATCGTGGCGGGGGTCGACGAGAAGAACCTGCGCTGGCTCGCCGCCGGCCAGCAGGCCTCGGCGCTGGCCGACGCCTTCCCGACCCGCCCGTTCCCGGCGAAGCTCACCTGGGTGGCGCCTTCGGTCGACGCGCAGCGCGGCACGGTCGAGGTGTGGCTCGAGGTGCCGGAGCCGCCCGATTTCCTGAAGCCCGACATGACGGTCTCGGTCGAGATGGTCGTGGCGCGGCGCGAGAACGTGCTCACGCTGCCGGCCTGGGCGATCCACGACACCGACCCGGCCAGCGCGTTGCGCCGGGCCTCGGTGCTGCTCATGCGCGACGGCCGGGCGGTCGAGCAGCCGGTCGAACTGGGGCTTCGCGGCGTGGGCATCGTCGAGATCGTCGGCGGAGTGGCCGAGGGCGATCCGGTCATCACGCCCGACTCGGGCGCGATGGCCGGCGAGCGCGTCAGGCTGCCGGGCCCGCGCGCCCGCCTGGGCGGCGCGTTGCCGAGCATGCGCTGA